In Bacillus sp. DX3.1, the following proteins share a genomic window:
- a CDS encoding LTA synthase family protein: MKESLKSQFANVRFTLFVALAVWLKTYIITRTSFDLKLESFMQEFILFISPLAASLLIVGLALFAKGKKRNYIALGIDFVLTIVLVGNVMFYGFYNDFVTLPVLGQTSNFGQLGSSVKELLNYKIIVAFADIVVFSVLLKKKKSFAKTERVSRPMRSLYFVTTVAVFFVNLGLAETERPELLTRSFDRVMLVKNLGLYTHQVYDLGLQAKSSSQKAFADGSKLQETENYVKTIQSKPDPNMFGTAKGKNVIVVSLESLQTFLIGATVNGQEVTPFLNQFTKESYYFDNFFHQTGQGKTSDAEFLVDTSLYPLDRGAVFFTHGNNEYTATPEILRQQGYYTSVFHANNATFWNRNIMYPALGYDRYYNELDYKITPETKLNWGLKDIEYFNQSVDMLKEVKQPFYSRFLSLTNHYPFTYDDNTKLIEPYNSGDRVFDDYMVTARYLDEAMKNFIERLKAEGLYDNSVIVFYGDHYGISENHNRAMAQFLGKEEITTFDHMNLQRTPMFIHVPGQTEGKTISKPTGEIDIKPTILNLLGVDSSNDIHFGHDVFSPDNTGFVVLRDGSFVTDKYMYANSTFYNRTTGEVVEVPKAEAQAMIDRAQNELRMSDKLIEGDLLRFSESNKIKTGQVKTIIKEDKKGAE, translated from the coding sequence ATGAAGGAATCTTTAAAGTCACAGTTTGCAAATGTGCGCTTTACTTTGTTCGTTGCTTTGGCCGTATGGCTAAAAACTTACATTATTACGCGCACGAGCTTTGATTTAAAACTCGAATCTTTTATGCAAGAGTTTATCTTATTTATTAGTCCACTAGCAGCATCTTTACTTATAGTGGGCCTAGCATTATTTGCAAAAGGGAAAAAACGTAACTATATAGCACTTGGAATTGATTTTGTTTTAACAATCGTTCTTGTCGGTAACGTAATGTTCTACGGATTCTACAATGACTTCGTTACTTTACCGGTACTTGGGCAAACATCCAACTTTGGACAGCTCGGATCCAGTGTGAAAGAACTACTTAATTACAAAATCATCGTTGCATTTGCTGATATTGTTGTCTTTTCTGTTCTATTAAAGAAAAAGAAAAGCTTTGCAAAAACAGAACGTGTGTCACGTCCAATGCGTTCTCTATATTTCGTAACAACAGTAGCAGTTTTCTTCGTAAACTTAGGTCTTGCAGAAACAGAGCGTCCAGAACTATTAACACGCTCATTCGACCGCGTAATGCTCGTGAAAAACTTAGGTTTATATACACACCAAGTATACGACCTTGGCTTACAAGCAAAATCAAGTTCACAAAAGGCTTTTGCTGATGGTAGTAAATTACAAGAAACAGAAAACTATGTAAAAACAATACAAAGCAAGCCAGATCCAAATATGTTCGGCACTGCAAAAGGGAAAAACGTAATTGTCGTTTCTCTTGAATCACTGCAAACATTCTTAATTGGTGCAACTGTAAACGGTCAAGAAGTAACACCATTCTTAAACCAATTTACAAAAGAAAGCTATTACTTCGATAACTTTTTCCACCAAACAGGTCAAGGAAAAACATCGGATGCTGAATTCTTAGTAGATACATCCCTATATCCATTAGACCGCGGTGCTGTATTCTTTACACACGGTAATAACGAATATACGGCAACACCAGAAATTCTGCGTCAGCAAGGGTATTACACATCTGTATTCCATGCAAACAACGCAACATTCTGGAACCGTAACATTATGTATCCTGCACTTGGTTACGATCGTTACTATAACGAACTTGACTACAAAATTACACCAGAAACAAAATTAAACTGGGGATTAAAAGATATCGAGTACTTTAATCAATCAGTGGATATGTTAAAAGAAGTGAAACAACCATTCTATTCACGCTTTCTTAGCTTAACCAATCACTATCCATTTACGTACGACGATAACACAAAATTAATTGAACCTTATAACTCTGGTGATCGCGTATTTGACGATTACATGGTAACAGCACGTTACTTAGACGAAGCGATGAAAAACTTCATTGAACGTCTGAAAGCAGAAGGTCTTTATGATAATTCTGTCATCGTCTTCTACGGTGACCATTATGGTATTTCTGAAAATCATAACCGTGCGATGGCACAGTTCTTAGGAAAAGAAGAAATTACTACATTTGATCATATGAACTTACAACGTACACCAATGTTCATTCACGTTCCTGGTCAAACAGAAGGAAAAACAATTTCAAAACCAACTGGTGAAATTGATATTAAACCAACAATTCTAAACTTACTTGGTGTTGATTCAAGCAATGACATTCATTTTGGTCACGATGTATTCTCACCAGATAATACAGGATTCGTTGTCCTTCGCGATGGAAGCTTTGTAACAGACAAATATATGTATGCAAACAGTACATTCTACAACCGCACAACTGGTGAAGTAGTAGAGGTACCAAAAGCAGAAGCACAAGCAATGATTGATCGTGCACAAAATGAACTGCGCATGTCTGATAAACTCATTGAAGGAGATTTACTCCGCTTCTCTGAAAGCAACAAAATTAAAACGGGTCAAGTAAAAACAATTATTAAAGAAGACAAAAAAGGCGCTGAGTAA
- a CDS encoding D-amino-acid transaminase, with product MAYERFVLWNDAIIDTNKNQPYIQLEERGLQFGDGIYEVIRIYKGSFHLLDPHLTRLYRSMDEIELTLPFSKAQLITLLYKLLENNNFQEDGIVYLQVSRGVQARAHAFSFDVTPTIYAYIVTKERPALWIEYGVRAISEPDVRWLRCDIKSLNLLPNVLAHTKAERKGCKEALLVRNGIVTEGSHSNFFLVKNGVLYTHPANHLILNGIIRQYILSLAKTLQIPLQEELFSIRDVYSADECFFTGTTLEILPMTHLDGTAIQNGQVGPITKLLQKTFIQSFSTSHIPFP from the coding sequence ATGGCATACGAACGGTTTGTATTATGGAATGACGCAATTATCGATACAAATAAAAATCAACCTTACATACAATTAGAAGAGCGTGGTTTACAATTTGGAGACGGCATATATGAAGTAATCCGCATCTATAAAGGGTCCTTCCACCTATTAGATCCTCATCTAACAAGGCTATACCGCTCAATGGATGAAATAGAATTAACATTACCCTTCTCTAAAGCACAACTCATTACATTGCTCTACAAATTGCTTGAAAACAATAACTTTCAAGAGGATGGAATTGTCTACCTACAAGTTTCTCGAGGTGTTCAAGCTCGTGCACACGCATTCTCTTTTGATGTAACCCCAACAATCTATGCCTATATTGTGACAAAGGAACGCCCTGCTTTATGGATTGAATATGGCGTTCGTGCAATATCAGAGCCTGATGTACGCTGGCTTCGTTGTGATATTAAATCCCTTAACTTATTGCCGAATGTGTTAGCCCATACAAAAGCAGAACGAAAAGGATGTAAAGAAGCGCTCCTTGTTCGTAACGGAATCGTTACAGAAGGCAGCCACTCTAACTTTTTCCTTGTAAAAAATGGCGTACTCTATACACACCCTGCCAATCACTTAATCTTAAACGGTATTATTCGGCAGTACATTCTATCTTTAGCCAAAACACTGCAGATTCCCTTACAGGAGGAATTGTTCAGTATTCGTGATGTTTACAGTGCGGACGAATGCTTTTTTACAGGAACAACTTTGGAAATCCTGCCTATGACACACCTGGATGGAACAGCTATTCAAAATGGTCAAGTCGGTCCTATCACCAAATTACTACAAAAAACGTTTATCCAAAGCTTTTCTACTTCTCACATCCCTTTTCCTTAA
- a CDS encoding metal-binding protein, with the protein MPSGKTHTKINLLSLPIVLFMLVSYGLTNFDFLLTFAIGFLAGTFFLTPDLDIHSSAYNKWGLLRIFWYPYQTVMPHRSVLTHTIILGDLLRILYMLIVFSPFLYILNKTVLDGQLLAIAKEHGVSLVTFVIGVIAASTLHILADRLNTRRKRLMRRKKKRRRR; encoded by the coding sequence ATGCCATCAGGAAAAACCCATACAAAAATAAACCTACTTTCTCTTCCGATTGTTTTGTTTATGCTTGTTTCGTATGGACTAACAAATTTTGATTTTTTACTTACTTTTGCAATTGGCTTCTTAGCCGGTACGTTTTTTTTAACACCCGATTTGGATATTCATAGTTCAGCCTATAATAAATGGGGCTTGCTACGTATTTTTTGGTATCCGTATCAAACTGTAATGCCGCATCGTTCTGTGTTAACGCATACGATTATTCTTGGTGATTTGCTGCGTATTCTGTACATGCTTATTGTCTTTTCTCCGTTTTTATACATCTTAAATAAAACGGTATTAGACGGACAGCTACTTGCGATTGCCAAGGAGCATGGTGTTTCTCTAGTGACATTTGTTATTGGTGTCATCGCTGCAAGTACGTTACATATTTTGGCGGATCGATTGAATACGCGCCGAAAAAGGCTTATGCGAAGAAAGAAAAAAAGAAGAAGAAGGTAG
- a CDS encoding YkvA family protein: MERKFSVEAFWNKVKHVAKQAGQSVVYASLLLLYVLQRPDVPKRVKATIIGALAYFIAPIDAIPDFIAGIGYTDDLGALTAALLQASMYVNEDVKEKARMKLAGWFGSDIDTSFIDQKLDQ, from the coding sequence ATGGAACGAAAGTTTTCAGTCGAAGCGTTTTGGAATAAAGTGAAACATGTGGCAAAACAAGCAGGACAATCCGTTGTCTATGCGAGCTTATTGCTGCTGTATGTGTTGCAAAGACCAGATGTTCCAAAGCGTGTAAAAGCGACAATTATTGGGGCGCTTGCTTATTTTATTGCTCCAATTGATGCGATTCCTGACTTTATAGCTGGCATTGGTTATACAGATGATTTAGGTGCGCTAACAGCTGCACTTCTGCAAGCATCAATGTATGTAAATGAAGATGTAAAAGAAAAAGCACGGATGAAATTAGCAGGTTGGTTTGGTTCTGATATAGACACATCGTTTATCGATCAAAAATTAGATCAATAG